Proteins from a genomic interval of Stenotrophomonas sp. WZN-1:
- a CDS encoding error-prone DNA polymerase — translation MHSELPGYAELHCLSAFSFQRGASIAEELFARAAGQGYRALAITDECSLAGIVRAWQAAKTHGVALIVGAEFQVEDGPKLALLCTDQAAYAGLCQLITTCRRRAAKGEYRCLREDLLGLPDGLLCLWLDRQPAATDLELLRTGFAERLWLAVELHHEHDDARRLQQLQAFGERHCLPLVASGDVHMHVRRRRALQDTLTAIRHRCSVAEAGWRLFPNGERHLRPRTALAQLYPPELLAETLRIAERCHFTLEQLQYTYPRELVPEGHDPDSWLRVLVERGIPWRWKGGIEPAQRTQIEHELALIRQKNYASYFLTVQDIVRFARSQGILCQGRGSAANSAVCFVLGVTEIDPARSNLLFERFISAERDEPPDIDIDFEHERREEVLQYVFKRYGRERAALTAVAISYRGRSAIRDVARALGLPMDQVNELGAAMDHWGGNIPLPETLRERGFDPDTPLMRRLLALTAELIDFPRHLSQHPGGFVISEHPLSTLVPVENAAMADRTVIQWDKDDLDATGLMKVDCLALGMLTAIRKCLAMLQQHGLHEGRMDAIPDEDGPTYDMICAADTIGVFQIESRAQMAMLPRLQPREFYDLVIEVAIVRPGPIQGDMVHPYLERRRILREQGPDALNDPDNPLYPARLERVFARTLGVPLFQEQVMQLAVEAAGYTPGQADALRRSMAAWKRRGGLEPHREKLLTGMLRNGFSLEYGEHLFEQIKGFGDYGFPESHAASFALLTYASCWLKCHHPAAFTASLINSQPLGFYSPDQLLHDARRHGIGVLPVDVRHSDWDCTLDFGKGPAAIRLGLRLIEGCNEAAVQAIMRERARRPFDDVGDLCQRTALDRRQQGLLADAGALRGLSGHRHRARWDISGVENRLPLFDQARATAEARVPLPLPSAWEDMQADYRSTGTTLGRHPISFLRAQLRSRGCLDAAQLAGHGHGRRVRIAGLVRMRQRPQTASGVTFLTLEDETGMVNAVVWRHLADRQHRVLVDTQLMQIDGRLERVDGVQHVIVQRMHCLDELLQGLRSHSRDFH, via the coding sequence ATGCACAGCGAACTGCCCGGCTACGCCGAACTGCACTGCCTGTCGGCCTTCAGTTTCCAGCGTGGCGCCTCGATCGCCGAAGAACTGTTCGCGCGCGCGGCTGGCCAGGGCTACCGCGCGTTGGCGATCACCGACGAATGCTCGCTGGCCGGCATCGTACGCGCCTGGCAGGCGGCGAAGACCCATGGCGTGGCGCTGATTGTCGGTGCCGAATTCCAGGTCGAGGACGGGCCGAAGCTGGCCCTGCTGTGCACCGACCAGGCCGCCTACGCCGGCTTGTGCCAGTTGATTACCACCTGCCGCCGACGGGCCGCCAAGGGCGAATACCGCTGCCTGCGCGAGGACCTGCTCGGCCTGCCCGATGGCCTGCTGTGCCTGTGGCTGGACCGGCAACCGGCCGCCACCGACCTGGAGCTGCTGCGCACCGGCTTCGCTGAACGGCTGTGGCTGGCGGTGGAGCTGCACCACGAGCACGACGACGCACGCCGCCTGCAGCAACTGCAGGCCTTCGGCGAACGCCACTGCCTGCCGCTGGTCGCCAGTGGTGATGTGCACATGCACGTGCGCCGCCGCCGCGCCCTGCAGGACACCCTGACCGCGATCCGCCACCGCTGCAGCGTGGCCGAGGCTGGCTGGCGCCTGTTCCCCAACGGCGAGCGCCACCTGCGCCCGCGCACCGCGCTGGCCCAGCTGTATCCGCCCGAATTGCTGGCCGAGACCCTGCGCATCGCCGAGCGCTGCCACTTCACCCTGGAGCAGCTGCAGTACACCTATCCGCGCGAGCTGGTGCCCGAAGGGCACGACCCGGACAGCTGGCTGCGCGTGCTGGTCGAGCGTGGCATTCCCTGGCGCTGGAAAGGCGGCATCGAACCGGCACAGCGCACGCAGATCGAGCACGAACTGGCATTGATCAGGCAGAAAAACTACGCCTCCTACTTCCTCACCGTGCAGGACATCGTGCGCTTCGCGCGCAGCCAGGGCATCCTCTGCCAGGGCCGCGGCTCGGCGGCCAACTCGGCGGTGTGCTTCGTGCTGGGCGTGACCGAGATCGACCCGGCGCGCAGCAACCTGCTGTTCGAGCGCTTCATCTCCGCCGAGCGCGACGAGCCACCGGATATCGACATCGACTTCGAGCACGAGCGCCGCGAGGAAGTGCTGCAGTATGTATTCAAGCGCTATGGCCGCGAACGCGCCGCGCTGACTGCGGTGGCCATCAGCTACCGTGGCCGCAGCGCGATCCGCGACGTCGCCCGTGCACTTGGCCTGCCGATGGACCAGGTCAACGAACTGGGCGCGGCGATGGACCACTGGGGCGGCAACATCCCGCTGCCGGAAACCCTGCGCGAGCGTGGCTTCGATCCGGACACGCCGTTGATGCGGCGCTTGCTGGCGCTGACCGCCGAGCTGATCGACTTCCCCCGCCACCTGTCGCAGCACCCGGGCGGTTTCGTGATCTCCGAGCATCCGCTGTCGACCCTGGTGCCGGTGGAAAACGCGGCGATGGCCGACCGCACCGTCATCCAGTGGGACAAGGATGACCTGGATGCCACCGGTCTGATGAAGGTCGACTGCCTGGCGCTGGGTATGCTCACCGCCATCCGCAAATGCCTGGCGATGCTGCAGCAGCATGGCCTGCACGAAGGACGCATGGATGCAATTCCCGATGAAGACGGCCCGACCTACGACATGATCTGCGCCGCCGATACCATCGGCGTGTTCCAGATCGAGTCGCGCGCGCAGATGGCGATGTTGCCACGCCTGCAGCCACGCGAGTTCTACGACCTGGTGATCGAGGTGGCGATCGTGCGTCCCGGCCCGATCCAGGGCGACATGGTCCATCCTTACCTTGAGCGGCGGCGGATCCTGCGCGAACAGGGACCGGACGCGTTGAACGATCCGGACAATCCGCTCTATCCAGCACGGCTGGAACGCGTGTTCGCACGCACGCTGGGCGTGCCGCTGTTCCAGGAGCAGGTGATGCAGCTGGCAGTGGAAGCCGCCGGTTACACGCCTGGCCAGGCCGATGCCCTGCGCCGCTCGATGGCGGCGTGGAAGCGTCGTGGCGGCCTGGAACCGCATCGCGAAAAGCTGCTGACGGGCATGTTGAGAAACGGCTTCAGCCTGGAATACGGCGAGCACCTGTTCGAGCAGATCAAGGGATTCGGCGATTACGGCTTCCCGGAAAGCCATGCCGCCAGCTTCGCCCTGCTGACCTATGCCAGCTGCTGGCTGAAGTGCCACCACCCGGCCGCGTTCACTGCCAGCCTGATCAACAGCCAGCCACTGGGCTTCTACAGCCCCGACCAGCTGCTGCACGACGCGCGCCGGCATGGCATCGGCGTGTTGCCGGTGGACGTGCGCCACAGCGACTGGGACTGCACACTGGATTTCGGCAAGGGGCCGGCGGCGATCCGGCTCGGCCTGCGCCTGATCGAAGGCTGCAACGAAGCGGCCGTGCAGGCCATCATGCGCGAACGTGCGCGTCGCCCGTTCGACGATGTCGGCGACCTGTGCCAGCGCACCGCACTGGACCGCCGCCAGCAGGGCCTGCTGGCCGATGCCGGTGCGCTGCGTGGGCTCAGCGGCCATCGCCATCGTGCACGCTGGGATATCTCCGGCGTGGAGAACCGGCTGCCGCTGTTCGACCAGGCCCGCGCCACCGCCGAAGCCCGCGTGCCACTGCCCCTGCCCAGCGCCTGGGAGGACATGCAGGCCGACTACCGCAGCACCGGCACCACCCTCGGCCGCCATCCCATCTCATTCCTGCGCGCGCAGCTGCGCAGCCGTGGCTGCCTGGACGCCGCGCAGCTGGCGGGCCACGGCCATGGCCGTCGCGTGCGCATCGCCGGCCTGGTACGCATGCGCCAGCGCCCGCAGACCGCCAGCGGCGTCACCTTCCTCACCCTCGAGGACGAGACCGGCATGGTCAACGCCGTGGTCTGGCGGCACCTGGCCGATCGCCAGCACCGCGTGCTGGTCGATACCCAACTGATGCAGATCGACGGCCGCCTGGAACGCGTCGATGGAGTACAGCATGTCATCGTGCAGCGCATGCATTGCCTGGATGAACTGCTGCAGGGGCTGCGCAGCCACAGCCGCGATTTCCATTGA
- the ptsJ gene encoding transcriptional regulator PtsJ: MKITGHSAESIFDSIRDGIGKGRLPAGSVLPPVRELAGQLGVNRNTVAAAYKRLDAAGLASTAGRRGTVVRGLPPTLAREGSTPGLALQDLAGGNPDPRLLPTLRLAPAAPRLYGVGTVDPRLQVLARASLDADCPEGYALELTHGAVDGIERLLAAWLLPGDRIAVEDPCFLGSLNVLNAVGHAPLPVAVDAHGMQVDSLRQALEAGARAVLLTPRAHNPTGASLDAKRARALRQLLAAYPQVAVLIDDHYALLSQQAYHSVLPLDGRRWALLRSLSKPLGPDLRLAWLACDDETASRLRLRLASGTGWVSHLLQDAATSVLASATQRAKIASAGERYQQRLQSLQELLRARGVPTPLPMEGLNLWLPLPADSHPQVLALAARGWHVRAGEVFAVAAPGHGLRITCAALGAAQLRLLADDLAAVCGL; this comes from the coding sequence ATGAAAATCACCGGACATAGCGCCGAGTCGATCTTCGACAGCATCCGCGACGGCATCGGCAAGGGCCGCCTACCGGCCGGCAGCGTGCTGCCGCCGGTGCGTGAATTGGCCGGGCAGCTGGGCGTGAACCGCAACACTGTGGCCGCTGCCTACAAGCGACTGGATGCGGCGGGCCTGGCCAGCACGGCGGGCCGTCGTGGCACCGTGGTGCGTGGACTGCCGCCGACGCTGGCACGCGAGGGCAGTACACCAGGGCTGGCCCTGCAGGACCTCGCCGGTGGCAACCCCGATCCGCGCCTGCTGCCGACCCTGCGCCTGGCCCCGGCGGCACCACGGCTGTATGGCGTGGGCACGGTCGACCCGAGGTTGCAGGTGCTGGCACGCGCCTCGCTGGATGCGGACTGCCCCGAGGGGTACGCCCTGGAGCTGACCCATGGCGCGGTCGATGGCATCGAACGCCTGCTGGCGGCGTGGCTGCTGCCGGGGGATCGCATCGCAGTGGAGGATCCGTGCTTCCTCGGCAGCCTCAATGTGCTCAATGCTGTGGGCCACGCGCCGTTGCCGGTGGCGGTGGACGCGCATGGCATGCAGGTCGATTCGCTGCGGCAGGCGCTGGAGGCCGGCGCACGCGCGGTGCTGCTGACCCCGCGTGCGCACAACCCGACCGGGGCCAGCCTGGATGCGAAGCGGGCGCGAGCGTTGCGGCAGTTGCTGGCGGCCTACCCGCAGGTGGCGGTGCTGATCGACGATCACTACGCGCTGCTTTCGCAGCAGGCCTACCACTCGGTACTGCCGCTGGATGGCCGGCGCTGGGCGCTGTTGCGTTCGCTGTCCAAGCCGCTCGGCCCCGATCTGCGGCTGGCCTGGTTGGCCTGTGACGACGAGACCGCGTCGCGGTTGCGGCTGCGGCTGGCGTCCGGCACCGGCTGGGTCAGTCATCTGCTGCAGGATGCGGCGACGTCGGTGCTGGCCTCGGCGACGCAGCGGGCAAAGATCGCCTCGGCGGGCGAGCGTTACCAGCAGCGGCTGCAGTCGCTGCAGGAACTGCTGCGCGCGCGTGGCGTGCCGACGCCGCTGCCGATGGAGGGATTGAACCTGTGGTTGCCGTTGCCGGCCGACAGCCATCCGCAGGTGCTGGCGCTGGCCGCGCGCGGATGGCATGTGCGCGCGGGCGAGGTATTCGCGGTGGCGGCGCCGGGGCATGGCCTGCGCATCACCTGCGCGGCGCTGGGGGCGGCGCAGCTGCGGCTGCTGGCCGATGATCTGGCGGCGGTGTGCGGTCTGTAG
- a CDS encoding YggS family pyridoxal phosphate-dependent enzyme codes for MPLAAADWPVAQSVEQIAANLVTVRQRIAAACARVGRDPASVRLLPVSKTVDDARIRMAVAAGCHELGENKVQEAQRKAESMADLGVHWSVIGHLQTNKARYVARFASEFQALDSLRVAEALQQRLQLEDRMLDVFVQVNTSAEPSKYGLEPDAVEAFVQQLPAFDRLHVRGLMTLAIFTPDVERVRACFVRLRELRDQLQRTAPPGLDLSQLSMGMSGDFEVAIEEGATVVRVGQAIFGARATPDSFYWPNSGALA; via the coding sequence ATGCCCCTTGCCGCTGCCGACTGGCCCGTCGCCCAGTCCGTTGAACAGATCGCCGCCAACCTGGTCACGGTGCGCCAACGCATCGCCGCGGCCTGCGCCCGCGTTGGCCGTGACCCGGCCAGCGTGCGCCTGCTGCCGGTCAGCAAGACCGTCGATGACGCCCGCATCCGCATGGCGGTGGCCGCCGGTTGCCACGAACTCGGCGAGAACAAGGTGCAGGAGGCGCAGCGCAAGGCCGAATCGATGGCCGACCTGGGCGTGCACTGGTCGGTGATCGGTCACCTGCAGACCAACAAGGCGCGCTACGTGGCGCGCTTCGCCAGCGAGTTCCAGGCGCTGGACAGCCTGCGCGTGGCCGAGGCCCTGCAGCAGCGCCTGCAGCTGGAAGACCGCATGCTGGATGTGTTCGTGCAAGTCAACACCTCGGCCGAGCCGAGCAAGTACGGACTGGAACCCGACGCGGTCGAGGCCTTCGTGCAGCAGCTGCCGGCCTTCGATCGTCTGCACGTACGCGGCCTGATGACCCTGGCCATCTTCACCCCCGACGTCGAGCGCGTGCGCGCCTGCTTCGTGCGCCTGCGCGAACTGCGCGACCAGCTGCAACGCACCGCCCCGCCCGGCCTCGACCTGTCGCAGCTGTCGATGGGCATGTCCGGTGATTTCGAAGTGGCCATCGAGGAAGGTGCCACCGTGGTCCGCGTCGGCCAGGCCATTTTCGGCGCCCGCGCCACCCCGGACAGCTTCTACTGGCCGAACAGCGGAGCCCTGGCATGA
- a CDS encoding glutamine amidotransferase: MKHAVVLQHVAFEDLGTLQPLLLAQGWQLQVLQAGVDALDPAEAADLLVVLGGPVSVNDVDLYPFLNDSIALLQRRLQQQRPTLGICLGAQLMARALGADVVASGGKEIGFAPLLLTDDGQRSPLQALQGIPVLHWHGEAFELPTGAHRLASTPACRHQAFAIGNHALALQCHPELDARQFERWLIGHTLELAQAGIDPNDLRAQARRYGAPLAAAATAMFDHWLQDLPEMPR, translated from the coding sequence ATGAAGCACGCGGTTGTCCTGCAACACGTTGCCTTTGAAGACCTCGGCACCCTGCAGCCTCTGCTGTTGGCACAAGGCTGGCAGCTGCAGGTGCTGCAGGCCGGTGTCGACGCCCTCGATCCGGCCGAAGCCGCCGACCTGCTGGTCGTGTTGGGCGGTCCGGTCAGCGTCAACGACGTAGATCTCTATCCCTTCCTCAACGACAGCATCGCGCTGCTGCAACGTCGGCTGCAGCAGCAGCGACCCACGCTGGGCATCTGCCTCGGTGCGCAGCTGATGGCGCGTGCACTCGGTGCCGACGTCGTCGCCAGTGGCGGCAAGGAGATCGGCTTTGCGCCGCTGCTGCTCACCGATGACGGCCAGCGCTCACCACTGCAGGCACTGCAGGGCATTCCCGTGCTGCATTGGCATGGCGAAGCGTTCGAACTTCCAACCGGTGCACACCGCCTGGCCAGCACGCCGGCCTGCCGCCACCAGGCCTTCGCCATCGGCAACCATGCGTTGGCACTGCAATGCCATCCTGAGCTGGACGCGCGCCAGTTCGAGCGCTGGCTGATCGGTCACACCCTGGAACTGGCACAGGCCGGCATCGATCCGAACGATCTTCGCGCCCAGGCACGTCGTTATGGCGCACCGCTGGCGGCGGCGGCCACCGCAATGTTCGACCACTGGCTGCAGGACCTGCCGGAGATGCCGCGATGA
- a CDS encoding RNA polymerase sigma factor, with amino-acid sequence MSTPVEPTDVAQLCAAHYRPLHAHVRRKLPQRSDADDVVQETWLRVVKVAASGLLSNGRAYLYRVAHNLIADHYRQRQRRREEALDDAQLHALADPAPLPEQRLLDAEQLRHLDAIIAALPPRSRQVFLLARVEQMALAEIGRQLGISRQTAHGHLLRALVALQQVPGA; translated from the coding sequence GTGTCCACGCCTGTCGAACCGACGGATGTCGCGCAGCTGTGTGCGGCCCATTACCGGCCGCTGCACGCCCATGTCCGCCGTAAACTCCCGCAACGCAGCGACGCCGATGACGTCGTCCAGGAAACCTGGCTGCGCGTCGTCAAGGTCGCCGCCAGCGGCCTGCTGAGCAACGGCCGCGCCTACCTGTACCGCGTCGCCCACAATCTGATCGCTGATCACTACCGGCAACGCCAGCGCCGTCGTGAGGAAGCGCTGGATGACGCGCAACTGCACGCCCTCGCCGATCCTGCACCGCTGCCGGAGCAGCGCCTGCTGGACGCCGAACAGCTGCGCCATCTCGATGCGATCATCGCCGCGCTGCCACCGCGCTCGCGCCAGGTATTCCTGCTGGCCCGGGTGGAGCAGATGGCACTGGCCGAGATCGGCCGCCAGCTGGGTATCAGCCGGCAGACGGCGCACGGCCATCTGCTGCGTGCGCTGGTGGCACTGCAGCAGGTACCCGGCGCATGA
- a CDS encoding FecR domain-containing protein, translating into MNQEAIAREAARWWLDGHDGGRDERAFNQWYHADYRHAAQYQHLQALWQAGDATPSLQRHQRKRQRRRLRDAGTAVLLLCALGLYTRQAAPPAAQVMRTASGEIREEALPDGSHVLLSPGSEVHVRIDAQRRQLQLQHGQAWFKVAADAQHPFQVHTAHGTVTALGTAFDLAVQDNDSVVTVTEHRVRVDSGSRSEQAIEGQQLRFDGQAATVGLAPSHSALAWRERRLHWVSMPLAEVTQDLDRWHGGHTWIIGAHLRQQPVTLLGSADGAARSRDQLATQLHVRVLRLGAGVQVWLPPRRGHRDAP; encoded by the coding sequence ATGAACCAGGAAGCGATCGCGCGCGAGGCCGCACGTTGGTGGCTGGACGGCCACGACGGCGGCCGCGACGAACGTGCGTTCAACCAGTGGTACCACGCTGATTACCGCCACGCCGCGCAGTACCAGCACCTGCAGGCGCTCTGGCAGGCGGGTGATGCGACGCCCAGCCTGCAGCGGCACCAGCGCAAGCGGCAGCGCCGACGATTGCGCGACGCCGGCACTGCCGTGCTGCTGCTCTGTGCCTTGGGCCTGTATACCCGCCAGGCCGCGCCACCCGCCGCCCAGGTAATGCGCACGGCGTCGGGCGAGATCCGCGAAGAAGCCCTGCCGGATGGCTCGCACGTGCTGCTCTCGCCCGGCAGCGAAGTCCATGTCCGCATCGATGCACAGCGCCGCCAGCTGCAGCTGCAGCACGGCCAGGCCTGGTTCAAGGTAGCCGCCGATGCGCAGCATCCGTTCCAGGTGCATACGGCGCACGGCACGGTCACCGCGCTCGGCACGGCCTTCGACCTTGCCGTGCAGGACAACGACAGCGTGGTCACCGTCACCGAGCATCGCGTCCGCGTGGATAGCGGCAGCCGCAGTGAGCAGGCCATCGAAGGGCAGCAGCTGCGCTTCGATGGACAGGCAGCGACCGTCGGCCTGGCTCCCAGCCACAGCGCGCTGGCCTGGCGCGAACGTCGCCTGCATTGGGTCTCCATGCCCTTGGCCGAGGTCACCCAGGACCTGGATCGCTGGCATGGCGGCCATACCTGGATCATCGGCGCACACCTGCGCCAGCAGCCGGTCACCCTGCTCGGCAGCGCTGACGGTGCGGCGCGCAGCCGGGACCAGCTGGCCACCCAGCTGCATGTGCGCGTGCTCCGCCTCGGCGCGGGCGTGCAGGTCTGGCTGCCACCACGCAGGGGACATCGCGATGCACCCTGA
- a CDS encoding TonB-dependent receptor: MLFHRPLVLALSLACATPLPLLSASAHAQAATRYFDLPAQPLASALDAYSRLTGVDLVIGAALPGGQTAPALHGQFDDAQALSRLLAGSGLRPRFIDARRATLEPAPAEPADGSRRTGPLRVQGDTANGHSPGAGASQYVPATRDGFAPAVGSERVAMAERQDGNSLLRSMPGTHSFHSRSQPGLQVNIRGMTGAGRVNTMIDGVTQTFRNNAGHGSGGPFAYVDPFLLAGVDVQRGAVAGGDGAGTLAGSANFRTLDIDDLLGEGRDWGLRAGYRHGNNGYGSGRTFAGAWRHSEDGGDRQFGLLAAASSSRSGEYATARGQKNNADPGSQQPSSWLLKARLQPSDQHRLDLSHMRYENDFYHNYPWQISARNQRASYHYTPYTPWIDLRATFASNKTRLFYPPVEDSSYIGRRTHSSLSSWTLDNTSRFDIGALQARWNTGIKHQSDIYVADTPVLRGANPQGRSQLDSVFSTLELQYDVYALTAGLRQDRYGIRGHVPVCSDVPGQCAEINGGSIDVRRTQHALSPSLAVSWQATGWLQLFAEVSRTSRPPRVQEMFFEKIPLEGMSDADGVGANPFLRRERSRNLQFGANLSTDSLLVDGDLAQLRVTRFDNHIRDYIKPQYLLIVHPPEVEPFVVPIDSDPQLNAWTDALDVDDFSTTTRWMNHPGVVRMRGIELEAHYASEHYHATLSWTRSHTSAPAIEFVNLEDITALPDRYWTLDVGGRWWQQRVQAGLRAEYSGPTEEGYDFFQTRKTGGTGVLLDVYASFKPQPNTTLWLNIENLQNKAYDNNASIDSIFSPILDRGNGRGRTVSMGVNVAF, from the coding sequence ATGCTGTTTCACCGCCCCCTTGTCCTCGCCCTGTCACTGGCCTGCGCCACTCCGCTTCCGCTGTTGTCCGCCAGCGCTCATGCGCAGGCCGCCACCCGCTACTTCGATCTTCCTGCGCAACCGCTGGCCAGCGCGCTGGATGCCTACAGCCGGTTGACCGGTGTCGACCTGGTGATCGGTGCGGCTCTGCCGGGCGGCCAGACGGCGCCGGCGCTGCACGGACAGTTCGACGACGCTCAGGCCCTGTCGCGCCTGCTGGCCGGCAGCGGCCTGCGCCCCCGCTTCATCGACGCACGCCGCGCCACGCTGGAACCGGCGCCGGCCGAACCCGCCGATGGCAGCCGTCGAACCGGCCCGCTGCGCGTGCAGGGTGATACCGCGAACGGTCATTCCCCCGGTGCAGGCGCAAGCCAGTACGTGCCGGCCACGCGCGATGGCTTCGCGCCGGCGGTCGGCAGCGAGCGCGTGGCGATGGCCGAACGCCAGGACGGCAACAGCCTGCTGCGTTCGATGCCCGGCACCCACAGTTTCCATTCTCGCAGCCAGCCCGGCCTGCAGGTCAACATCCGCGGCATGACCGGCGCCGGCCGCGTCAACACCATGATCGATGGTGTCACCCAGACCTTCCGCAACAACGCCGGGCATGGCTCGGGTGGCCCGTTCGCCTATGTCGACCCGTTCCTGCTGGCCGGCGTGGACGTGCAGCGCGGCGCGGTGGCCGGCGGTGATGGCGCCGGCACGCTGGCCGGCAGTGCCAACTTCCGCACGCTGGACATCGATGACCTGCTTGGCGAAGGCCGTGACTGGGGCCTGCGTGCGGGCTATCGCCATGGCAACAACGGCTATGGCAGCGGCCGCACCTTCGCCGGCGCATGGCGCCACAGCGAAGACGGTGGTGACCGCCAGTTCGGCCTGCTGGCCGCCGCCAGCAGCAGTCGCAGCGGCGAGTACGCCACGGCACGCGGGCAGAAGAACAATGCCGACCCCGGCAGCCAGCAACCCAGCAGCTGGCTGTTGAAAGCACGCCTGCAGCCCAGTGACCAGCATCGACTGGACCTGAGCCACATGCGCTACGAAAATGACTTCTACCACAACTATCCGTGGCAGATTTCCGCGCGCAACCAGCGTGCCAGCTACCACTACACGCCCTACACGCCGTGGATCGACCTGCGTGCGACCTTCGCCAGCAACAAGACCCGGCTGTTCTATCCGCCGGTGGAGGACTCCAGCTATATCGGCCGCCGCACCCACAGCAGCCTGAGCAGCTGGACCCTCGACAACACCAGCCGCTTCGACATCGGCGCGCTGCAGGCGCGCTGGAACACCGGCATCAAGCACCAGTCGGACATCTACGTGGCCGATACCCCGGTTCTGCGCGGCGCCAACCCCCAGGGCCGCAGCCAGCTGGACAGTGTGTTCAGTACGCTGGAACTGCAGTACGACGTCTACGCGCTGACCGCAGGCCTGCGCCAGGATCGCTACGGCATCCGTGGCCACGTCCCGGTGTGCTCGGATGTCCCCGGCCAGTGCGCGGAGATCAACGGCGGCAGCATCGACGTGCGCCGCACCCAGCACGCGCTCAGCCCCAGCCTGGCGGTTTCGTGGCAGGCCACCGGCTGGCTGCAGCTGTTCGCCGAAGTCTCGCGCACATCGCGCCCGCCGCGCGTGCAGGAGATGTTCTTCGAGAAAATCCCGCTGGAAGGCATGAGCGATGCCGACGGCGTGGGTGCCAACCCGTTCCTGCGCCGCGAGCGCTCGCGCAACCTGCAGTTCGGCGCCAACCTCAGCACCGACTCGCTGCTGGTTGACGGCGACCTGGCCCAGCTGCGCGTCACCCGCTTCGACAACCACATCCGCGACTACATCAAGCCGCAATACCTGCTGATCGTGCATCCGCCGGAAGTGGAGCCATTCGTCGTACCGATCGACAGCGATCCGCAGCTCAATGCCTGGACCGATGCGCTGGACGTGGATGACTTCAGCACCACCACGCGCTGGATGAACCACCCCGGCGTGGTGCGCATGCGCGGTATCGAGCTGGAAGCGCACTACGCCAGCGAGCACTACCACGCCACGCTGAGCTGGACCCGTTCGCACACCAGCGCGCCCGCCATCGAATTCGTCAACCTGGAAGACATCACCGCCCTGCCCGACCGCTACTGGACGCTGGACGTGGGCGGCCGCTGGTGGCAGCAGCGCGTGCAGGCCGGCCTGCGCGCCGAATACTCCGGGCCCACCGAAGAAGGCTACGACTTCTTCCAGACCCGCAAGACCGGCGGTACCGGTGTACTGCTTGACGTCTACGCCAGCTTCAAGCCCCAGCCCAACACCACGCTGTGGCTGAACATCGAAAACCTGCAGAACAAGGCCTATGACAACAATGCCTCGATCGACAGCATCTTCAGCCCGATCCTGGACCGCGGCAACGGCCGTGGCCGCACCGTCTCGATGGGCGTCAATGTGGCGTTCTAG
- a CDS encoding ChaN family lipoprotein, with the protein MWRSSRRWLPACLLALGTVASAHPLPGTVIDLASGQTLDEAAFVKRAANAPRLLLGERHDLAGDHAAQRWLLHALQQQRPQGALVLEMIASERQPRLQRVQRWLAKGNHADGARLQELLGWDTRWPWTAYGGLVQDTTAADIPLLGGNLSRAEVNARLASADAVRFPVPAARQRLSAVVLAQHADAAPMLEGMLAVQQARDTRMAQVMTEAPAPALLVAGRWHVLRGTGVPGYLPADTPALVIALASPGETVDAADADLLWVLDDE; encoded by the coding sequence ATGTGGCGTTCTAGCCGTCGCTGGCTGCCCGCATGCCTGCTCGCTCTGGGGACAGTGGCCAGCGCGCATCCGCTGCCTGGCACGGTGATCGACCTGGCCAGCGGCCAGACCCTGGACGAAGCTGCGTTCGTGAAGCGCGCAGCGAACGCCCCGCGACTGCTGCTGGGCGAACGCCACGACCTGGCCGGAGACCACGCCGCCCAGCGCTGGCTGCTGCACGCGCTGCAGCAGCAGCGTCCACAAGGCGCGCTGGTGCTGGAGATGATTGCCAGCGAGCGTCAACCGCGCCTGCAGCGGGTGCAGCGCTGGCTGGCCAAGGGCAACCATGCCGACGGTGCGCGCCTGCAGGAGCTGCTGGGCTGGGATACACGATGGCCGTGGACCGCCTATGGGGGGCTGGTGCAAGACACCACCGCAGCCGACATTCCCTTGCTCGGCGGCAATCTCTCGCGCGCCGAGGTCAATGCCCGCCTGGCGTCCGCGGATGCAGTGCGGTTCCCGGTGCCCGCTGCCCGGCAACGCCTGTCGGCCGTGGTGCTGGCCCAGCATGCGGACGCAGCACCGATGCTGGAAGGGATGCTGGCCGTGCAACAGGCCCGCGACACGCGCATGGCACAGGTAATGACCGAGGCACCTGCACCCGCGCTGCTGGTGGCCGGTCGCTGGCATGTACTGCGCGGTACCGGCGTGCCGGGCTACCTGCCAGCGGACACACCGGCGCTGGTGATCGCACTGGCCTCGCCGGGTGAAACCGTCGATGCGGCCGACGCCGACCTGCTATGGGTGCTGGACGATGAGTGA